The Wolbachia endosymbiont of Spodoptera picta genome segment CATAGAAACTATATACTTACTATTTCGATAAACCTCAATCTTTCTAAGTTATTCTTGTTGCATGGTAAAAAATAAACTAAAAATGAGCAAAGTGTTTTACAAAATGATATTGCGTAATTTACTATTTTTGCTACCACCTGAAATTGCTCACTTCTTGTTAATAATGGCGTTAAAAAAAATGCCCTTTAAGAAACCTATAGAGCTACCAGAGTCTTTAAATGTAAACTTTTTTGGTAATAAACTTAGAAGTCCTGTGGGTCTTGCCGCAGGCTTTGATAAGAATGCGGAAGTTCTAAGGCCCATGCTCTCATTTGGTTTTGGATTTATTGAGGCTGGTACTGTAACTAAATATCCCCAATATGGAAACAAAAAACCGAGAATTTTTCGGTTAATTAAAGATGAAGGAATAATTAATAGATTGGGATTCAATAATAAAGGGGTGGACTATTTTCTTAAGCAGATAAGTGAAACTAAGCTTGATAATTGCATTTTTGGCATCAATATAGGAAAAAACAGTACATCAAAGGACCAAATCAGCGATTATGTTGACTTAATAAAGATAGTATATGGAAAGAGCAATTATATAGTACTGAACATCTCATCCCCAAATACACCTAACTTGCGTGATTTACACAACAAACAAGAATTATCCAAGTTGTTGAAGTCTATTACTCTAACCAAAAAATCAATTGATAGCTCTGAATCAATACCGATAATATTAAAAATTTCTCCAGATATAGATCAGCAAACGAAAGAAAATATCGCTGAGCTTGTGTTGGAATATAAGATTGACGGATTAACAGTAAGCAACACTACGGTAAGTAGAGATAATCTGCATTTCCACCACAACGAAAGTGGCGGATTGAGTGGTAAACCACTGTTCAAACTTTCAACTGAGTTATTGAGCGATATGTACAAACTTACTAAGGGCAAAATATTGTTGATAGGATGCGGAGGAATCTCAAGTGGTGCTGATGCATATAAAAAAATAAAGGCAGGAGCCTCTTTGGTACAGTTGTACACTGCTCTCATATACCACGGACCTCAAGTTGTAAACAAAATTAATCTAGAACTTGCAGAACTAATAAGGAGAGATGGATTTAGTAACATTAGTGAGGTGGTGGGTTGTATACATTAATTTTGGAAGTTGGTGGTATTATTTTAGTAAAATAATACTAATTTTTTAGTATAAAGGTGTGGTAGGAAGTGCTTTTCTTTTAAATAATGGGTATGAAGAGTTTGAATGATGCAATATCTAAGATCATTGATTATAAATTTACAAATTATGCAATATTAGAAGAGGCACTAACTCACCCAAGCGTAAATAAAAGGAATAGCAAAAACCAGATTGTAAGCTACGAAAGACTAGAGTTTTTGGGCGATAGTGTTTTGAATATGGTCGTATCTGCCATACTGTTTAAACTATTTCCTGAAGAAAAAGAAGGAGCATTGGCAAAAAGAAAAACGGATTTAGTTTGTGGCAGTACCATTGCTAATGTTGCTAAAGAAATAGAGTTAGGTAACTTTATTATCATGAATAATAGTGAACGTTGTAACGGAGGAAAATGTAACTTAAAAAATTTAGAAAATTCGCTTGAAGCACTAATAGGTGCAATTTATATTGACGGCGGACTTGAGAGTGTTGAGAAATTTATTATCCGACATTGGGAAAAGCTAGCTAAGGACATCCTCGATCCTCCTCAAGATCCTAAAACTTCACTGCAAGAATGGACTCAGAGAAATAAATTACCTTTACCAAAGTATGAGCTTGTAAAACAAACTGGACCAGCACACAATCCTGAATTTACTATATCAGTTTGCATAGAGAGTTATGACAAAGTTTCTGCATGTGCTCCTAGTAAGAAAATTGCTGAACAAAAAGCTGCTGAGCTGATCCTAGAAAAAATTGAAAAAACGACTTAGTTTAATCAAAATAGCCGTTAGCATAAATTTAAAGTAAGCTAAGCTCTTTAGTTCAGCTTACATATTTTTTTATCTCAGCCAGAATCTTATCAGATTGACTTTCATCTGAATTTAAATCAGCTACAAAGTGTGTGACATATTTTCCTTCAGGGCCAATAAGGTATATTATTGAAGAATGGTTAATTTCCTCTTCTCCACCTACTTTGCTTGCATATACTTTATACTTTGCAACTACTTCATCTATTTTTTGTCTTTCACCAGTTAGCATTTGTATTCTATGGTCAAATTGCTGCTGAAATTCTTTAAGACTTTCTGTGTCATCACGCTCGGGATCAACTGTAATAAAAAATGTTTGTAGTTTGTTGTTAGTTTTTTCATCTAACTTTGCAAGTGTTTCTGAAATTATTCCGAGGTTCATAGGGCAAATTCTTTTACATGAGGAAAATCCGAAAAAAATCATCATATACTTATCTTTAAAATCACTACTGCGTACTATTTGTCCATCTTGGTTAATTAAAGAAAAATCCCCACCTATTTTAATTTCTGTATTGTATGGGACAAAGATGCCTTTCTTAGTAAAATAACAATAACCTAAGAAGACAGCTGCTAATGCTATTAGTAGACTAGACAATAACCTTATAGACTTTACCATTAAAGCGTTCCTAATAAAATTAAATCATATATTAACTAGTTGACTGATTCAACATATTCCTTCCAAAGTGGATTGTTAATTTTGTCTAACAGTTTCTTATGCTCATCAAATTCTTCACTACTTGGTGAGTGTTCTCTGCGAGCTAAATTACGCACTTTATGCTGAATAAACGTAGAGTTATTGTCCTGAGCACATTCATTATTAAATAAAAAGGTTTGCAATCCTCCTGTAAGCTCAACATAGACCTTTGCAAGCAATTGAGCATCAACTAATGCTCCATGCAATTCTCTACCTTCCAACGATATATCAAAACGTTTACATAATGCATTTAAAGAAGCAGGTGATCCTACAAACTTTTTTCTTGCAAGTGGTAATGTATCTAGCACTCTATCTGAGGAAATTAACCCAGCATTTAACTTGCCTAACTCCATATTAAGGAACTTAACATCGAATTCAGCATTATGAATCACCAAAATGTCATTGGATATGAAGTCAAAAAATTCAAGTGCAACATCTGAGAATAGTGGTTTATCTTCCAAAAACTCCTCACTAATACCATGAATCTTAAATGAGTGGTAAGGTATATCTCTCTCTGGATTAAGATATCGATGAAATGTTTTACCTGTTGGAATACGGTTAATTAGTTCTACACATCCTATCTCAATAATTCGATGGCCAGACTCAGTGTCAAGACCTGTAGTTTCAGTATCAAGTACTATTTCTCGTAGCTTGCTTTCCATCAGTTGTCATTTGTTGTTGAATTTTTATCAGTACTTGCCTTCTTATAGTTAATAGAAACAAGCAACCAGGTTGGGTCTGATGAATTAATATTTTTTTTGAATTGCCATACATCCTCGACTTTGTTAATAGTAGACATACTACCTGATATGATGTCTCCTTCACCATTCTTAACGAAGTTAATTTGCTCTGAAAGGAAGTATACTGCAATAAATACTACGTTTTTTACTAGTTTTATTTCTAAGATTTTTTGTGAAACAATAGAAACAATTATAGACTCGTGTATCTCTTTACGATGTTTAATCTTATCCACAAAGCTGTTATACAAATCTTTGTCCAGAAGAGATTTTAATTGAGGTAAATTTCCTTGGTTGAAATATTTAATTATTAATTCAAAAGCTATGCTTGAACCTTCTATAAAATTGGAAATAGAGAACTCTCTGTTTTTTTGTAATATTTGTTCATAAGTAGTTTCTATTGAACTTTTGTTATTGCTATAAGTATAATCTTCGATATTTTCTACCACATCCTCTTTACTTTGACTTACATCTAATACACCTGTTAGCTTTTTTAGATTGAGACTGGATGATCTTCCTAAAGAATTATATAAGCGTGAAAAAATAAACGCCGCTAGTAAAGCATATATTACAAGCTCTATCATGGTAACTTACTCCTTGATATATAAAGTATCTAAATATTATTAATTATTGATAAAAATATGTTTTTCATATTAACCTATAGTTAGGTTTACTATTCATTTGTAAATGGATATATTATATAAGAAAGTATTAAACATCTCAACTTAATTAAAGGAGACGTAAGAAATGTCACAACACAAAATGAAAATTCATGGTCAGTATGTCAAAGATTTTTCGTTTGAGAATCCAAATTCGCCATTCCTTCCTTCTAGTAAAGCTCCTGATATTAATGTAATGGTTAATATTAATTCAGCAAAATTAGAAGGAACAGAAAATAAAAAAGGAATAAGTGAAGAAAAGCCTTTTCATGAAATTACTTTGCATATAGAAGCCAAAGCAACGGTAAAAGATGAAGATGTAAAAGATGATATAGCTTTCATTTGCGAGGTAAAGTATTGCGGTATTTTTTCAATAGAAAACTTTACAGAGCTAAGTGAAGAAGAGGTGAGACAAGCTTTATTTATTGGTGGACCTACTTTTCTTTTCCCTTTTGCAAGAGAAATAATTGCAAGAACTACAAGTAGTGGCGGGTTTCCTCCACTTATGCTAGATCCTATAGATTTTGAAACTATGTATCAGCAGCAAAGTCAACAACAAAAAAGTAGCGCTAGTAATTCCAATTTTAACTAATACAGGATGAACAATTCTTTAAATGCAAAGACGACTTTAAATATTGATGGAAGGTTATATAACTACTTTAACCTAAGTAACGCTGGTAAATTCTTAGGAGTAGATTTAACAAAATTGCCTTGCTCACTCAAGGTATTGCTTGAAAATTTATTGCGTAACGAAGATGGAGTGAGCGTAAAATTGGGTGACATAAAAACACTAGCAAGTTGTGTCAATAAACATGTCAATCACGAAATTAGCTATAAACCAGCAAGGGTATTGATGCAAGATTTTACGGGAGTTCCTGCTATTGTTGACTTAGCTTCGATGCGTAATTATGTGAAGAAAAACGGGGGCAACCCAAGCAAAATAAATCCATCTGTACTTGTTGATCTTGTGATCGACCACTCTGTTCAAGTGGACAGTTACGGAAGCACTTCCGCATTTTGTAAAAACGTTGAATTGGAAGTGAAAAGAAATTTAGAGAGATATCAATTCTTAAAATGGGGAGAATCATCCTTCACAAATTTTAGAGTAGTGCCACCAGGTACTGGAATTTGCCACCAAGTGAATCTTGAATATTTAGCGCAAGTTGTATGTAACGATAGCGGAGTTCTATATCCAGATACCTTAGTTGGTACGGACAGCCACACTACTATGGTGAATGGTTTATCGGTTCTTGGTTGGGGTGTTGGTGGAATAGAAGCTGAATCTGTGATGCTTGGTCAGCCAATTAGTATGGTGATTCCAGAAGTAGTAGGATTTAAATTAATTGGAAAACTTTCAGAAGGAGTAACTGCAACCGATCTAGTGCTGACGATTACCAATGTTTTAAGAATAAAAGGCGTTGTTGGCAAATTTGTGGAATTCTATGGTGATGGATTAGATTATTTATCTTTGGCAGATAGAGCAACCATAGCTAATATGGCTCCAGAATATGGTGCAACTTGTGGATTCTTTCCAATTGATCAGAAGACACTAGATTATTTAAACTTAACCGGAAGGCCAAAAGAGTTGGTTAAATTGGTTGAAGTCTATGCAAAAGAACAAGGGCTGTGGCGTAGTAATGACGAATTGGCGTTCTTTGACACACTGGAGCTTGATTTATCGAGCGTAGAGCCAGTAATGGCCGGTCCAAAAAGACCGCAAGATAAGGTTTTTCTTTCGCAAGTGGCAGAATCTTTTTCTAAATCATTTCCAGTTAATGAGTCAGAGGAAAGCGATAAACTCCAAGATGGAAGTGTAGTTATTGCAGCAATAACAAGCTGCACTAATACTTCAAACCCAAGCGTAATGATTGCTGCTGGACTTGTAGCGCGTAATGCAGTCAACCTTGGATTAAAATCAAAGCCTTGGGTTAAAACTTCTCTTGCTCCAGGGTCACAAGTTGTAACAGAATATTTAGAAAAGTCAGGGTTACAGGAAGATCTAAATGCTTTGGGTTTTAATTTGGTTGGGTATGGCTGTACAACTTGTATTGGAAACTCCGGTCCGCTTAATGAAGATATAGAAAGTGATATTAAGGATAAAAACTTGACTGTTGCAGCAGTTTTATCCGGTAATCGTAACTTTGAAGGAAGAATCCATCCTTCAGTCAAAGCTAATTACTTGGCCTCTCCGCCACTTGTTGTTGTTTATGCACTTGCAGGCACTGTACAAATTGACCTGACAAAAGATCCTATATGCAGAGATAAGAATGGAAATGATGTTTATCTCAAAGATATATGGCCAAAAAATGATGAAGTTGAGAACTGTGTTAAAAGTGTTGTAACACGTGAAATGTTCATACAAAAGTATAAGGATGTTTTCTCTGGTGATGAGCATTGGCAAAAGATAAAGTGTGAGAAAAGTGAAATCTACAACTGGAATGAGAAAAGTACTTATATACAAAACCCTCCTTATTTTGATAATTTATTGACTGACAATGATAAAAGCAACATTTTTGATATAAAGGATGCACGAATACTCGCGATATTTGGCGATAGCGTGACTACCGACCACATTTCTCCCGCTGGAAATATTGCCTCAAATAGTCCTGCAGGCATATATTTAAAAGGTCTTGGAGTTGAACCGCAAGATTTCAATTCATATGGATCTCGCCGCGGTAACCACAACGTAATGATGCGTGGAACCTTTGCTAATATCAGAATAAGAAATAAAATGGTGAGTGCTGAGGGTGGCTATACAAAACATATTCCTTCTCAAGAAACTATGTCAATTTTTGATGCAGCAATGCAATATAAAAGAGAAGCTGTTCCATTAGTTGTCATTGCAGGAAAAGAATATGGTACGGGTTCAAGTAGGGATTGGGCAGCAAAGGGTACTGCATTGCTGGGAATTAAAGCTCTGATTGCAGAAAGTTTTGAACGCATACATAGGTCCAATTTGGTCGGTATGGGTGTTCTTCCACTTGCATTTCAGGATGGAGTAACGAGAAAGATATTTGATGGTAGTGAGATAGTGAGCATAAAAGGTGAAGTAGTACCAAATGGAAATCTAGAATGTATCATTAAAAGAAAGGATGATTCAGAGCAATCCATTCAACTCAAGTGCTGTGTACAAACTGCAACTGAGGTTAAGTACTTGATGAGTGGTGGGGTGTTGAGCTATATACTTGCGCAGTCCTTTTGAGCTATCACATTCATCAACTAGGTTTTTTGAATCGATTCTGGCTCTTTATTTAAATAATAATTTATTCGATGTAAAGTTATGATATAATCTTATCTTATATATGGTAAAGGGTGTTTTGTAGATAATTATGATCAGTTCTATACAAGAACCTAACGCATTACGAAAACGATTGCAGGCATTTTATCGTGCTGATGAAAAAAGTCACGTACGCTATCTTGTAGAAAAATCAGAACTTTCGGCTGATTCAAAAAACATAATTTACAATATTGCAAAACAAATTGTCGAAAAGATTAGAGGTAGTAAATTAGGCATTATAGATTCTTTTATACAACAGTACTCACTTTCTAACGACGAAGGAGTAGCGCTAATGTGTCTTGCTGAATCATTACTTAGAATACCAGACGATTACACAATAGATGAATTGATCAAAGATAAAATTGCCAACCAAGAATGGAATAAACACCTGGGGCGTTCCTCTTCATTGTTTGTTAATGCTTCTACATGGAGTTTAATTATAGGAAGCAGTATATTGAGAAATAATGAAGAGGATTCAAAATTCTATCACATAATTTCCAGGTTATTGAAAAATTTAGGAGAGCCAATAATCCGCAAAGCGGTGAAACAAGCAATATCCATTCTTGGCAAGCATTTTATTGTTGGAGAAACTATAGAAAAAGCATTGGAAAGTGTGAAGTCAGATGACTACAGTAAGTATTTATGCTCTTTTGATATGCTTGGTGGATCTGCTTGCACAGTTGAGGATGCGGAAGAGTATTTTAATTTATATATGCATGCAATAAAAGCCATAGGTGAATCTGCTGACATAAATGATTGCTTTAAATCTCAAGGGGTTTCAATCAAATTGTCTTCACTGCACTCACGTTATGAATTTAGCCAATTTGGTAATATAGCTGAAGAGCTGAGAGCTAAGTTGCTGGAACTGTGTCATGAAGCGAAGAAATATAACATTTCACTTTGTATAGATGCAGAAGAATCAGAAAGACTTGAGATGTCATTAGTTTTATTTGAGCAATTGCGTCTTGATGATTCACTTTCTAAGTGGGAGGGGCTTGGCTTGGCTGTGCAAGCGTATCAAAAACGTGCTTTATCTGTTCTTGATTTTGTTGAAGATGTTGCCATTCGATCAAAGCATAAAATTATGGTGAGGCTTGTAAAAGGAGCATATTGGGACTCAGAAATCAAGCGCACACAAGAATTAGGGTTAATTGGTTATCCGGTGTTTACTAGAAAAAGCTACACAGATGTATGCTATCTTGCCTGTGCGCAGAAACTTTTAAGCAAAGAGAATCACTTTTATCCATGTTTTGGAACTCATAATGCTTATACTTTTGCTACTATAATAGAGCTTGCCGATAAAAATCATCCTGGTTTTGAGTTTCAGCGCTTACATGGAATGGGTAAAAGTTTGTATGATTATGCAATTTCAGAACTTGCAACAAGCATCAATTGTCGTATATATGCACCAGTTGGTAAACATAGTGATTTATTGCCATACCTTATTAGGCGCCTTCTTGAAAATGGAGCTAATAGCTCGTTTGTCAATCAAGTAAATGATTCTGACGTTAAAATTGAAGAATTAGTCTCAGATCCATTAGAAAAAGTAAAAATCTTAGAGTATGAGCCTCATCCAAGCATTCCGTTGCCACGAGATATTTTTGGAGAGGAAAGAAAAAACTCCTTGGGAATGGATATTAGCGATTCAATTGCAGTTTCACAATTTGCAAATGATGTAAGGGAATTTAGTGAAAAGAAATGGCAAGTTGGCCCAATAATTGATGGAGAGTCGTTTCTTGACAGTGCGAAATTTACCGAAGTAGTGAATCCTGCACATTTGGAAAATGTAATTGGAGAAGTGTCAAGTGCAACAAGTGCTCAGGCTTTAAATGCTCTTGAAATAGCACATAGTGCTTTTACTAAGTGGCAGAATGTTTCAGCAGAAGAGCGCGCTAAATGCCTTGAAAAAGCTGCAGATTTGCTTGAGGAAAGGATGAAAGAGTTAATTTATATTCTGATTGTAGAAGCAGGAAAAATTTTATCCGATGCAATAGCAGAAGTAAGAGAGGCAATCGACTTTTTGCGCTATTATGCAATGATAGCAAAAAATGAACTGAATGACTGGAAAAAATTGCCAGGTCCAACAGGTGAAGATAACTTCATCTTTTTTGAAGGCAGAGGAGTTTTCTTATGCATATCACCGTGGAATTTTCCACTCGCTATCTTCATTGGACAGGTTTCAGCTGCACTTGCAGCAGGTAATGCAGTGCTGGCAAAACCGGCAGAGCAAACGCCGATTATTGCCTATGAAGCCGTTAAGATACTACACGAAGCTGGAATACCAAAAAATGTGCTACACCTTATTCCAGGGGATGGTTGGTATTTAGGTAAAACATTAGTACCAGATAATAGAATTTCCGGTGTAGCTTTTACTGGTTCAACACAAACTGCTCAAATAATTAATCGAATGCTTGCTAGTAGAGATGGTCCTATTGTGCCACTTATCGCTGAGACTGGTGGATTAAATGCTATGATTGTTGATAGTTCTGCTCTTTTAGAGCAGGTAACTAAGGATGTTTTAATTTCTGCATTTCGCAGTGGCGGTCAACGTTGTTCTGCTCTCAGAGTGCTATTTATTCAAGAAGATATAGCAGAAAAACAGATAAAAATGATATGCAATGCAGCTCAAGAACTAAAGATAGGTGACCCAATACAACTGAGCACAGATATTGGTCCAATAATTGACAAAGCATCTATTGATGTGCTCACTAAACATACGGAAAAAATATCAAGGGATGAAGATTCAAACCTTTTGTCCAAGGTACCCATGGATACAAATTCTTATAATGGTTATTTTTTTCCTCCGTATATTTATGAGATACAAAAAATTTCGCAATTAAAGCAAGAAGTGTTTGGGCCTATTTTACATATCATACGTTTTAATAAGTTGCAGTTAAATGAAGTTATAAGTGATATAAACAATACAGGATATGGACTTACGTTTTCTTTGCAAAGCCGTGTACAAAGTCAGATCGATTTAATAAGCAAGAAAATATCAGTTGGAAATGTATACATCAATCGCAATCAAATAGGTGCAGCAGTTGGAACACAACCATTTGGCGGTAGAGGACTGTCAGGTACCGGACCAAAAGCTGGTGGTCCTAATTATCTGCAACGTTTTTCTATAGAAAAGGTTGTAAGTGTCAACACTACAGCATGTGGAGGTAACATTACACTTGCGTGTTTGGATTGATTTGCAATTTCTAAATTGGAAGTCCGTGCAGTTGTGTATGCAGTACTAAAACCTAAAACTCATACACTGAAAGGATAGTTGTGATTCTAAGGAGGCTTCAAAGGAAGTCTTGTCTTTAATAAAAGAAAAAGGTTGCTATAATTCTGATAAAAGCACTATAAACAAAATGAATTTAAAAAATATCTTATTAGCGTTTTTAGTACAATTTATATTCGATTTGTCATTATTTGCAGCTGATCCTATTTTGCTTAATTGTATTGAAACTCCAGGGATTTATGATCTTGAAACAAGGCCAAAAAGCTTTAACTCTTCAAATAATTTAAGAAGAAAACCTGGCTCTCCAAATAATGCAGCAGGAGAATTAATAAATGTAGTGGGTAGAGTTATTGATGTAAATTGCTTACCGATACAAAATGCTGTGGTTTCTATATGGCACGCAAACTCACTTGGTATGAGCTATTATGATGAAAATGTGGAGCTTGATCCAAATTTTGCTGGATCAGGAAGATTTGTAGTAAATAACCTTGGCTATTATAATTTTATTACAATAGTACCAGGTAAAATTGGTGATAGGGCTCCACACATCAACTTTTTGGTCCAACATCCAGATTTTCCAGAATTCACAACACAAATGTTTTTTGCTGATCATAATTGCGATAACTGTGATGATCTTCTTTTTGGTAATCTTATTGAGAGTGGACTTGCAAGCCTTCTGATAGCACCATTTACTTATAACAATCAGGCCATGAAGACCTACACATTTAATATAACCCTAGGTGGGCATAACAAATTTTCTGATAAAAGATAAAGCCCTTGCATATCAGGGGAGTTCATAGTAGTCTTAAGCGCTATTGTACTTAAAATGTATATGAAAAATATCTTACTAATGTTTTTACTATGTTTTATGTGCAGCTTACAATTATTTGCAACGGAGATGTCAACGATGAAGATAACAATTTCTAAAGCTTTACCCGATTTTGAGACGCTAGTGGTAGGTTTGTTTGAGGGTGATAAGCTCATAACTAATGTTCTACAAGATAAGCAAGCTATAGATAACATCAAGAAATTTAGTGGTTTTAATGGAGGTTTTGGTGAATTTTTCTCCGTTACTTCATCAGAGGGAAAAAATATTATAGTTGCTGGTCTTGGAATGAGAGATGAATGGGATGAAAGCAAAGGATTAAATATTGGTGGTAAAATATATTGTGAGCTAAGCAGATTAAGAATCAAGCGAGCAGCTATTTCAATCGAGGGCAGTACAGCAAATGTTGCATATGGAGCATTTCTGCGCAGTTTCAAGTTTAATAAGTATAAAACTAAAAAGGATGAAAAAATTACAGAAGTAGAGGAAATTACATTATTAGTAAAAGATGAACAGTTAAGTAGCATTGAAAAATCATTTGAGCGTTTAAAACACGAAGGTGAAGGCATCTTTCTTGCACGTGCTTTTACTACTGAGCCACCTAATATTTTATATCCAGAGTCTTACGCTAATCGTATAAAAGCTGAACTTACTAAACTTGGTCTTGA includes the following:
- a CDS encoding quinone-dependent dihydroorotate dehydrogenase, whose amino-acid sequence is MVKNKLKMSKVFYKMILRNLLFLLPPEIAHFLLIMALKKMPFKKPIELPESLNVNFFGNKLRSPVGLAAGFDKNAEVLRPMLSFGFGFIEAGTVTKYPQYGNKKPRIFRLIKDEGIINRLGFNNKGVDYFLKQISETKLDNCIFGINIGKNSTSKDQISDYVDLIKIVYGKSNYIVLNISSPNTPNLRDLHNKQELSKLLKSITLTKKSIDSSESIPIILKISPDIDQQTKENIAELVLEYKIDGLTVSNTTVSRDNLHFHHNESGGLSGKPLFKLSTELLSDMYKLTKGKILLIGCGGISSGADAYKKIKAGASLVQLYTALIYHGPQVVNKINLELAELIRRDGFSNISEVVGCIH
- the putA gene encoding bifunctional proline dehydrogenase/L-glutamate gamma-semialdehyde dehydrogenase PutA translates to MISSIQEPNALRKRLQAFYRADEKSHVRYLVEKSELSADSKNIIYNIAKQIVEKIRGSKLGIIDSFIQQYSLSNDEGVALMCLAESLLRIPDDYTIDELIKDKIANQEWNKHLGRSSSLFVNASTWSLIIGSSILRNNEEDSKFYHIISRLLKNLGEPIIRKAVKQAISILGKHFIVGETIEKALESVKSDDYSKYLCSFDMLGGSACTVEDAEEYFNLYMHAIKAIGESADINDCFKSQGVSIKLSSLHSRYEFSQFGNIAEELRAKLLELCHEAKKYNISLCIDAEESERLEMSLVLFEQLRLDDSLSKWEGLGLAVQAYQKRALSVLDFVEDVAIRSKHKIMVRLVKGAYWDSEIKRTQELGLIGYPVFTRKSYTDVCYLACAQKLLSKENHFYPCFGTHNAYTFATIIELADKNHPGFEFQRLHGMGKSLYDYAISELATSINCRIYAPVGKHSDLLPYLIRRLLENGANSSFVNQVNDSDVKIEELVSDPLEKVKILEYEPHPSIPLPRDIFGEERKNSLGMDISDSIAVSQFANDVREFSEKKWQVGPIIDGESFLDSAKFTEVVNPAHLENVIGEVSSATSAQALNALEIAHSAFTKWQNVSAEERAKCLEKAADLLEERMKELIYILIVEAGKILSDAIAEVREAIDFLRYYAMIAKNELNDWKKLPGPTGEDNFIFFEGRGVFLCISPWNFPLAIFIGQVSAALAAGNAVLAKPAEQTPIIAYEAVKILHEAGIPKNVLHLIPGDGWYLGKTLVPDNRISGVAFTGSTQTAQIINRMLASRDGPIVPLIAETGGLNAMIVDSSALLEQVTKDVLISAFRSGGQRCSALRVLFIQEDIAEKQIKMICNAAQELKIGDPIQLSTDIGPIIDKASIDVLTKHTEKISRDEDSNLLSKVPMDTNSYNGYFFPPYIYEIQKISQLKQEVFGPILHIIRFNKLQLNEVISDINNTGYGLTFSLQSRVQSQIDLISKKISVGNVYINRNQIGAAVGTQPFGGRGLSGTGPKAGGPNYLQRFSIEKVVSVNTTACGGNITLACLD
- a CDS encoding Tim44/TimA family putative adaptor protein, producing the protein MIELVIYALLAAFIFSRLYNSLGRSSSLNLKKLTGVLDVSQSKEDVVENIEDYTYSNNKSSIETTYEQILQKNREFSISNFIEGSSIAFELIIKYFNQGNLPQLKSLLDKDLYNSFVDKIKHRKEIHESIIVSIVSQKILEIKLVKNVVFIAVYFLSEQINFVKNGEGDIISGSMSTINKVEDVWQFKKNINSSDPTWLLVSINYKKASTDKNSTTNDN
- the acnA gene encoding aconitate hydratase AcnA codes for the protein MNNSLNAKTTLNIDGRLYNYFNLSNAGKFLGVDLTKLPCSLKVLLENLLRNEDGVSVKLGDIKTLASCVNKHVNHEISYKPARVLMQDFTGVPAIVDLASMRNYVKKNGGNPSKINPSVLVDLVIDHSVQVDSYGSTSAFCKNVELEVKRNLERYQFLKWGESSFTNFRVVPPGTGICHQVNLEYLAQVVCNDSGVLYPDTLVGTDSHTTMVNGLSVLGWGVGGIEAESVMLGQPISMVIPEVVGFKLIGKLSEGVTATDLVLTITNVLRIKGVVGKFVEFYGDGLDYLSLADRATIANMAPEYGATCGFFPIDQKTLDYLNLTGRPKELVKLVEVYAKEQGLWRSNDELAFFDTLELDLSSVEPVMAGPKRPQDKVFLSQVAESFSKSFPVNESEESDKLQDGSVVIAAITSCTNTSNPSVMIAAGLVARNAVNLGLKSKPWVKTSLAPGSQVVTEYLEKSGLQEDLNALGFNLVGYGCTTCIGNSGPLNEDIESDIKDKNLTVAAVLSGNRNFEGRIHPSVKANYLASPPLVVVYALAGTVQIDLTKDPICRDKNGNDVYLKDIWPKNDEVENCVKSVVTREMFIQKYKDVFSGDEHWQKIKCEKSEIYNWNEKSTYIQNPPYFDNLLTDNDKSNIFDIKDARILAIFGDSVTTDHISPAGNIASNSPAGIYLKGLGVEPQDFNSYGSRRGNHNVMMRGTFANIRIRNKMVSAEGGYTKHIPSQETMSIFDAAMQYKREAVPLVVIAGKEYGTGSSRDWAAKGTALLGIKALIAESFERIHRSNLVGMGVLPLAFQDGVTRKIFDGSEIVSIKGEVVPNGNLECIIKRKDDSEQSIQLKCCVQTATEVKYLMSGGVLSYILAQSF
- the secB gene encoding protein-export chaperone SecB; translation: MSQHKMKIHGQYVKDFSFENPNSPFLPSSKAPDINVMVNINSAKLEGTENKKGISEEKPFHEITLHIEAKATVKDEDVKDDIAFICEVKYCGIFSIENFTELSEEEVRQALFIGGPTFLFPFAREIIARTTSSGGFPPLMLDPIDFETMYQQQSQQQKSSASNSNFN
- the rnc gene encoding ribonuclease III, which encodes MKSLNDAISKIIDYKFTNYAILEEALTHPSVNKRNSKNQIVSYERLEFLGDSVLNMVVSAILFKLFPEEKEGALAKRKTDLVCGSTIANVAKEIELGNFIIMNNSERCNGGKCNLKNLENSLEALIGAIYIDGGLESVEKFIIRHWEKLAKDILDPPQDPKTSLQEWTQRNKLPLPKYELVKQTGPAHNPEFTISVCIESYDKVSACAPSKKIAEQKAAELILEKIEKTT
- a CDS encoding SCO family protein; the protein is MVKSIRLLSSLLIALAAVFLGYCYFTKKGIFVPYNTEIKIGGDFSLINQDGQIVRSSDFKDKYMMIFFGFSSCKRICPMNLGIISETLAKLDEKTNNKLQTFFITVDPERDDTESLKEFQQQFDHRIQMLTGERQKIDEVVAKYKVYASKVGGEEEINHSSIIYLIGPEGKYVTHFVADLNSDESQSDKILAEIKKYVS
- the dnaQ gene encoding DNA polymerase III subunit epsilon; its protein translation is MESKLREIVLDTETTGLDTESGHRIIEIGCVELINRIPTGKTFHRYLNPERDIPYHSFKIHGISEEFLEDKPLFSDVALEFFDFISNDILVIHNAEFDVKFLNMELGKLNAGLISSDRVLDTLPLARKKFVGSPASLNALCKRFDISLEGRELHGALVDAQLLAKVYVELTGGLQTFLFNNECAQDNNSTFIQHKVRNLARREHSPSSEEFDEHKKLLDKINNPLWKEYVESVN